ACACCCGCGGCGAGGTGGCCGACGAGCAGATGTCGGCGCTGGCCATGGCGATCTTCCTGAACGGGATGGACGCCGCCGAGACCGCCCGGTGGACGCGCGCCATGGTGGAGTCCGGCGAACGGCTGGCGCTGGACGTCGGCAGGCCCACCGTGGACAAGCACTCCACGGGCGGCGTCGGCGACAAGATCACGCTGCCGCTGGCGCCGCTGGTCGCGGCCTGCGGCGCGGCGGTGCCCCAGCTGTCCGGGCGCGGCCTCGGGCACACCGGGGGGACGCTGGACAAGCTGGAGGCCGTCCCCGGCTGGCGGGCGCGGCTGTCGGTGGACGAGGTGGCGGCGCAGCTGCGGTCGGTGGGCGCGGTGATCTGCGCCGCGACGTCCGGGCTCGCGCCGGCGGACCGGAAGCTGTACGCGCTGCGCGACGTGACGGGCACGGTGGAGTCCATCCCGCTGATCGCGTCGTCGATCATGTCGAAGAAGATCGCCGAAGGCGCCGAGGCGCTGGTGCTGGACGTGAAGGTCGGGTCCGGGGCGTTCATGAAGTCCCTGGAGCAGGCCCGGGCGCTGGCGGCGGCGCTGGTGTCGATCGGCGTCGACCACGGGCTCCGCGTGTCGGCGCTGCTGACCGACATGTCGGTGCCGCTGGGGCGGGCGGTCGGCAACGCGGTCGAGGTGGCGGAGTCGGTCGACGTGCTGCGCGGCGGCGGTCCGGCCGACGTCGTGGAGCTGACCGTGGCGCTGGCGGAGGAGATGCTGTCGCGGGCGGGGGTGTCCGCTTCGCCGGCGTCGGTCCTGGCGTCCGGTGAGGCTTACGAGGTCTGGGCGCGGATGATCCGGGCGCAGGGCGGCGACCCGGACGCGCCGCTGCCCGTGGGGCGGCACAAGCACGTGGTGACGGCCGCCGAGGACGGGTACCTGACGTCGTTGGACGCCTACGCGGTGGGCGTCGCGGCCTGGCGGCTGGGCGCCGGGCGGGCTCGCAAGGAGGACCCGGTGCAGGCGGGCGCCGGCGTGCTGTGCCTGGTGAAGCCGGGCGAACGCGTGACCGCGGGCCAGCCGCTGCTGGAACTGCACACCGACACCCCCGACGCGGTGCCGGGCGCTCTGGAGTCGCTGGCCGGCGGCTACGGGATCGGCGACGAACCCCCGGCCCGCGGACCGCTGGTCCTCGACACCATCCGGGGTTAGGCAGCTCAACGAGGAGGCCCGGTCCGCGCGGAGCGGACCGGGCCTTCGTCGCTCGGCGGTCAGGCGCCCTCGGCGGCCAGGTCGTCGTCGTCCACGTTGCGGTTGTCGCCCGGCTTCGAGCCGTTCTTGCGGGTGCGCCGCTGCGGCCGGGGGAGGGCGGTCGGCGGGGGCGGCGGGGTCGGGGAGCCGCCGCCGAGGATCAGCTCGGCGAAGGTCGCCATGGCCTCGTCCAGCTGGCCGCCGATGCGCAGCTCCGACTCCTGGTTGCTCCGGCGCACCAGGCCGGCCAGCGACTCGGCGTCGGGCCGGGTCGACAGCGTGCCCTCGACCTTGGCGATGCCCTGCTCCACCACGCCGGACAGCTCGCCGAGGCGGGACGCGAAGTCGTCCTCCACCGAGTCGAGCCGGGTCGCCATGGTGTCCAGCCGCGACGTCACCTGCTCCAGGCGCTGCGCCAGCGCCTCCAGGCGGTCGGTCGAGTCGACCTGGTCGCGGGTCTCGTCCAGCGCCGCGTGCAGCGCCTCGCGGGCCTCGTCCAGCTTGCCCGTCAGCGTGCTGCGGGTGTCGGCCAGCGACGAGGACAGCGAGTCGCGCGTCTCGGCCAGCGACGAGTGCAGCCCGTCCCGGGTGCTGTTGAGGTTGTCGCGGGTCTCGTCCAGCCTGCCGTGCAGGGCGTTGGTCGAGTCCGCCAGCGACCGCTGCAGCGCCTCGCGGGTGCCGTCGAGGTGTTCGTGCACGCCCTCGTCCACCTCGTCCAGGCGACCGCGCAGCGCGGCCTCCAGCGCCTCGATCCGCTCCCGCAGCGGCGCGATCACCGCGCCCGGCACCTGGTCGACCTTGCCGTCCTGCTTGTCCAGGTGGCCGTCGAGGTCGTCCAGCCGCTTGTGGATGTGGGAGAGCTTGTCCTCCAGGCCGTCCATCCGCCCGGCGACGCCCTCGAACCGGCCCGCCACCCCGTCGAGCCGACCGTCGAGCTGCGCGAACGGCTTGGCCAGCTTGTCGACCAGGCCCTCGACGGCCCGACCGATGCCCTGGACGGCGTTGTCCTGCGCCTCCAACCTGGCCAGCGCCTCGTCCAGCCGCTCGGCCAGCACGCTGACCTCGGTCCGGTCGGGCAGCTCGGACAGGCGCTTGCGAACGGAACCCAGCGACTCGAGCGGGGACATCCGCGCGTGGATCTCGTCCAGCGCGTCGAAGATCTGCTGCTGCTCGCTCTCACGGATCTCCGCGGCGCGCGTGAGCATGTTGCGCATCCGATCGAAGGACATCGTGGAGTTGTTGTTCTCGTTCACGGCTCGGGTGCCTTCGTCCAGGGGAGGGGAGACCTCCGGGAGCCTAACCAGGTTGGGGCGGTGGGCAGTAGCGCCCCCCGACGCGGACCGCCTGGATCGACCTTGCGTGTACTCCGTTGGAGTGACAGTGGCCGACCCTACCTCAAGGTAACCGCCAGCGGGCCTGTGACTGCGCCGCGTGAGCATCCACCGTGTGAGTGACTAAAGCCGTGGTAGAGGTAGCGGAAAGTTCTGCATCACGACTGCACAACGGCGAAAGCGGCCCCCGACAGAGTGGTTCTGAACACACCCGGTGACGCCGGGGTGATGATACCGGATCAAGATCATCGCTCGGCGCAACGACACGGCGTGTCACCGGTATACGGTGGCGGCCATGCCGACCCCGCTTACCCAGGAGGCCCTTCGCAGCGCGCCGAAGGTGCTGCTGCACGACCACCTCGACGGTGGCCTCCGCCCCCAGACGGTGATCGAACTCGCCGACGCCTGCGGCCACCAGGGCCTGCCGACGACCGACCC
This genomic window from Saccharothrix sp. HUAS TT1 contains:
- a CDS encoding thymidine phosphorylase, which codes for MTRPPGPHTAVDVIRAKRDRARLTDDQIDWVVDAYTRGEVADEQMSALAMAIFLNGMDAAETARWTRAMVESGERLALDVGRPTVDKHSTGGVGDKITLPLAPLVAACGAAVPQLSGRGLGHTGGTLDKLEAVPGWRARLSVDEVAAQLRSVGAVICAATSGLAPADRKLYALRDVTGTVESIPLIASSIMSKKIAEGAEALVLDVKVGSGAFMKSLEQARALAAALVSIGVDHGLRVSALLTDMSVPLGRAVGNAVEVAESVDVLRGGGPADVVELTVALAEEMLSRAGVSASPASVLASGEAYEVWARMIRAQGGDPDAPLPVGRHKHVVTAAEDGYLTSLDAYAVGVAAWRLGAGRARKEDPVQAGAGVLCLVKPGERVTAGQPLLELHTDTPDAVPGALESLAGGYGIGDEPPARGPLVLDTIRG